A stretch of DNA from Telopea speciosissima isolate NSW1024214 ecotype Mountain lineage chromosome 5, Tspe_v1, whole genome shotgun sequence:
TTTTTGTTCATGGTGTAGGTGAAAACGGTACCTAATCGAAAGTTTTTTGATCCGATACAAAGAATCGAACCTCATGCAGATTAAGGTATTCAATGATTCATAGCACTTGAAAATCGACCCCATAGAAGTAGGAATCAATCTCCACTCAACACTTTGATGAAAAAGAACATAACAAAATCCTCCATCGAACAATGGAAATCACTAACTTttggacagagagagagagaaatgtcaACGATTTTTGGGAGAACCGTTTGTTGTATGtaagttgtcattgttggcaaccaagtgcaGAATAGTGATAAGGTGGCCAGCTCTAAGGTGATGCAGTAGTTTAGAGTGTTCACAGGCTTCAAAGATGGTTGTGTATGTGTTCGGGCATGTCTTTCAATgttcaggggtattttggtccatCTACAATGCTCTGGGGTGATTAGGTAATTTACACAGTTGATAGTACAATGGCAGTACTGGTTACCTTTTGAAGctctctttctttcattgttagaagagagagaaaataaaggtAGGCTCTACAATCTGTGGACCCCAATGTGCCTCATGGCATAAATGAGGTGGCTACCAAGTGAAAGTGTCACCAAAAGGTTTGATGTAAAATAGCAAAGCAAACCCCTgggggtcagctcagttggcaaaagaccaactcctcaaataagaggtcatgagttcaaaccaccttggggcctatcctcATCCCCTATCCCGCCCCCCTCCTATTAAAGctaaggatgtcaatttggGATCGGAACCGGGAACTGTCCCAATACTGTCCTGCTAAAACCCGGTACCagaccgtcccattagtaaataGGACGGTattggtatctgattttggtacaaaatgataaatgggacgggacggttctgggacgggattcccaacaGTACTAGTAGTGAAATACCAATTGGGTACCGGATGGTACCGGAACTACTAGTactgtttaaaaagaaagagtatataagatcttttttttttttttgaaaaaaatagggtataagaattacgactcattagggtttcactaattgccttttgaatacgaaaAGGAATAACAGATCAATAGCCGcagcttgaagtctctcctcacagaacctACTACAGtgctacagtgctactccctcctcccttgaccaactacatctaccagtttcttcctttttacacttcgtacttcgtaccatactaccatgtgatATGTGtaataaatagagttttgtttgggaaaatcaaagaggaaacacaacgggattcttccattcCTATTGTTTTACTTTTGTGAGCTTTATCCTATCTatcctttttttatatataaatttgtCCTATTTATCTCCATTATTTGATTAGAATAAAGAAATGGGAAGGGGAAAGCTACCATGATCTTGCTTCCGATTTTATTtagaaaaatcaaagaggaaacaaaacgggattcttccattcctattgttaatgtttttttaattttatcctATCTATCCTCTATTATTTGATtagaataaagaaaaggaaaggggaaagCTGCCATGATTGTGATTTTTCTAGTAATAACAAGTGCACAATGTGTTAGACTTTTTTTCAAAGAGTAGATTAATTGATTTTATGAAACTAATTGTTTGATTTGCAAAACTCTATACCTCATGGTATAATTTTTGTGTCATAATGAATTTGATGCATTATTGTGCTACATAATTGATCTGTTTAGTTGTGTTTTAAAAagtttctctttcctttcataTGTTATCTTACGGTGAAGTGGTGAACTGTAGTTTTCTTTGGAGAAGTCATACACATGGTTTCTTTAAGTAAtgttaatatttatttattaaagtttgagtttaaaacagatttttatATTGTGCTTGATTTTAACttaatattaattttcttttaggtGCCTATTTAGGGtattattattttcattgtGCAAAATGGTGGATGCTGAAATTACTTCGACACCCAAATGATCTAACAAAGGTGGTGCCACTGTCAAGTCTTCTTCCCCTAAAGCTAAGAAGACTAGGAAGAGAACTTTGGCCTGTTGGAATCCTAATTGGTTCAAGGagttgaacaaaaaaaaatttaatgataATAGGCCTAGGGTAGAATGCATGAAGTGTGGGACTATTTTACTTGCTGATACTACAAAAAATGGAACTCTGGTCTTAATAAGAACATGAGATGTTGCCCTAAGCATGACAATGAAGATGTAGCCCAGATGCTTATGACAACATCTGGAGGGAAGGTGACCATGAGGGATAGGCATATTGATCCAACAATTGTACGGGAGATAGTGATGACATTGATAGTGAAGAATGAATTACCTCTCAAATTTATAGAGTATGacaattttagaaaattaatGTTGTATATTTGGCCAGAGTACAAACCTATATCTAGGAACACTCAAATGTCAGATATTCATAAATTATGGAAAAGGAAGAACGAAAAGACCAAGGAGTTAATCCTAAGTTCTCTAGGAAGGGTTTCTTTGACTACTGATCTTTGGACTTCCATCACTAATGATGGTTACATTGTCCTCACAGCTCATTATATTGATAGATTATGGGTTTTGCAAAAGAAGATGCTCAGATTTACTATCTTGCCACCTCCGAATGCTGGTGCTCATATTAGTGAAGCAATTGGGAAGATGTTGATGGAATTGGGGATCGAAATGAAACTATTTTCTTTTACAGTAGATAATGCTAGTTCTAATGATTTGTTTGTGAAATTTTTAAAGAGTAAATTAAAtgcaaaaaatatttttttgtgcAAAGATGACTTTTTCCATGTTAAATGTTGTGCACATGTGTTGAACCTAATTATACAAGATCGAATCAACTTAATAGATAGTTCTATACAAAAGGTTCGAGATAGTGTAAAATTTGTGAAAAGTTCTCAATCAAGAAAGATAAGGTTTATGGACAGTTGCAAGCAATTGAGAATCGCATCTAACAAGGCCTTGAATGCAGATGTGATTACCCAATGGAATTCCACCTACCATATGCTTGAGGATGTAATCTTTTATCGTGCAACCTTTGAAAATTTAGGTGAGTTGGACAATTACATGTGTTGTCCTGATGctaatgaatgaatgaaaattcAAAAGATCACCAAGTTTTTGAAGCCATTCGATGAAATCACAAATTTGCTCTCTGGTATAAAATATCCCACTTCCAACTTATATTTTCCTACTATGGTGAAAATTTATATTACCTTGcaaaaaaatattgtaaatGATAGAAACTTTACATGAGAGATGGTGGAtgcaatgaagaagaaatttaaTAAATGTTGGAGTGAATATGCTCTGATTTTATCAATTGCAGTGGTTCTTGATCTCAGATACAAGTTGACTATAGTGGAATGGACATATTCTAGGATTTGTGGGAGTAAAGAGGTAGTTGAAGAGGTTGTTTCACGTCTCAAGACAGCATTGTACCGAATTTTTGAAGCATACAAGAGCATGTCAAATGTTGAAGATCATATAAGTAATGTTGCTGAAGAGGAAGATGACTATATGGAGGTACATataaattctattttttattaaaccACTCTTGTAATTATGTTCTATTAATCTATGTAGATTTTATGTTGCATATGCATTTCTTGATTGGATTTtaccattttgtaggacttctctagatttaaaaaaaatgaaggtaaTTACTGGTTCAGACAAGTCTGACCTGAATCAATATTTAGAGGAGTCACCAAAGGCTAATTCCAAGGAATTTGATATTTTAACATATTGGAAGGGATGTGAGCAACAATTTCCTAATCTTGCTCGGATGGCACGTGATATTCTGGCAATTCCTATCTTCACTGTTGCATCCAAGTTGGCTTTTAGCCTAGGCGGTAGGGTGATCGATAAATACCGAAGTAAACTACTACCCAAAATTGTTGAAGCCTTAATTTGCATGCGAGATTGGTTGTTTAATGTGGATTTTGGAgataatctttatttttttttctttcacttacAATAATTTGTTTTGTACTAATAGGGTATTCATTTCTTTGTATATAGTCGATCCCTATGCTGATGTCGATGATTTGGTTGATGCATTGAGCAATGTACTTACAATTGCTACTCCAACTGAACGATGTACGACTACCTCCCAGGTTGATGTGTGAATGTGTGATGGATAATATGTAGGTATGATATTCAACTTGAGGGTACTATTTATTCAACTTCTAGTTCAATTGGATTTAGAGTCGTGTATGATACATATGTCTCTCATTAGATGAGTTAGCATATCTGCATTTATTTACAGTAGTGCAACTTTGGGCTACAATCAATTCTATAACAAATTAAAGTTCctaattgtatttttttttttgtaggctACATTGATAGTGCTcgctttattattatttatgtcGTGGTTGCATCCTACATGGCCATCCTGTTTAAGGAGAAAAAGTGTGGACTGGCCTTTGATAGTAGTTTCATGAAGATgtcattttttatgttcttgTGTCTAAGTTTTATGACAGTAGTTTGATTTATTTAGGAGTCTTTTCTCTTATGTAAGTTTCAAGTGATTGATCTTTAGTTCTATTTTTATAAACTTGTTTGGTGATGACATTAAAACTATATTTGGGTGTAGTTTCATGAAGATgtcattttttatgttctttaaGTTTTATGACAGTAGTTTGATTTATTTAGGAGTCTTTTCTCTTATGCAGGTTTCAAGTGATTGAtctttaattctatttttataaactTGTTTGGTGATGACATTAAAACTATATTTGGGTTTGTTTATTTGATTATCATTAACTCTTAGTTATAGTCTTGAGAAgtttattacatgtgatcttagggagtttgaagaagtaaaactatgatttcataatttaagttgctttataaaaagcagtagacaacttagatttcatgatagtgaaaaaattccataacactaataaacccgcctCGTTAggaacaattaaacttcttctcgctttttctacagtgcctagaaccgtttaggaaccggTACTGTCCCGCCCtgctagtaatcgggactgggatctaggtttggtgccgttaactaaatgggatggtactgggattggcacttttggtaccggtaccggtatcatcccgtcccaattgacacccttagctacAATCAGTTCTATAACAAATTAAAGTTTGtaaatgttttgttttttactaGCTACATTGATAGTGCTcgctttattattatttatatcaTGGTTGCAGCCTACATGGCCATCCTGCCTGAGGAGAAAAAATGTTGATTGGCCTTTGATAGTAGTTTCATGAAGATGTCATTTTTTATATTCTTGTGTTTAAGTTTTATGATAGTAGTTTGATTTTTTAAGGAGTCTTTTCTCTTATGGAGGTTTCAAGTGATTGGtctttaattctatttttataaactAGTTTGGTGATGACATTAAAACTATATTTGGTTTTGTTTATTTGATTATCATTAACTCTTAGTTATAAActtgagaagcttattacatgtgatcttagggaatttgaagaagtaaaactatgatttcataatttaagttgctttataaaaaatagtagacaacttagatttcatgatagtgaaaaaattccataacactaataaacccgTTTGGTTAggaacaattaaacttcttctccctttttctacagtgcctaaaATCATTTAGGATCCGATACTGTCCCGCCTCGCTAGTAATTGGGATTGGGATCTAAGTTTGGTctcgttaactaaatgggatggtACTAAGATTGACACTTTTGGTACCGATACCGTCCCCCCAAATACGGGGAagcgtcccaattgacacccttaattaaagctctccaattccccAAAAAAATAGCATAACAAAGCTTGAGTCTATTTTATGGGGCAGTTCTCTAAAGTGTTGCAAATACTCTCTCATACTTACTACGTAACCAAAAATTGAGGCTCTTTTTAaatcgagttttttttttttgtcgatAAATTCAAATTGAGTTTCTGGGAGTGAATTCTCTGCAATGCATTGAAAAAATGCTTGCATTACTGAGATCGACGAGCGGATCCAGGTAAGATGGAGGTTCAAAAGTTAATTTTTTAGGAAGcatttggttgcgtaaatctcAAGAACTTGATTTCGTAGAATCATGATCCTGATATTATAAAACCGTTTGGTAAACTTGGAACATGATTCTCGGAAATCAGCTTAATTCTTCGTTATAACGTAAAATTGATTCGTTGGAGGAATTCACCTCAAAACAAAACGATCTCGCGAAAGAACACGGCCTAAAAGGAGAGGGGAAAGGGCACTGAAGCTCACCACCGATCGTTGCATTGGCGTGAAATCCACCGATCGAAGGTATCTGctctctctgctctctgctCTTTGCtctatgctctctctctctctctctttcactctGTCCCTCTTTGCTCTCTCTCACTCCCCATCGTTCTGTCTCTTCTCTCACTCTGTCTCTCTGTGGTGGAAGCAGTGGGTCCAAGAGTCCAGCCATAATCTTCAGTTTGAGGGAGATACGGAGGGAAGAGAAGGGGCTGCATTGCCCTAATTTTGATGTTGTTCGTTGTTCTTATTGTTAATTATTGTTTGCATTCGCAGAGATAGAGACAAAGCTTTCGATTTGTGGGTTATAGTTTTAGGCAGATTCACTGATTGAAGCACGAGATGCTCGATCCAAGTCTCTCAAATGGCCAAGGTATGGTTCTCTCTGCtatctgctctctctctctctctttcgctCTTGCTCTGGGTTTGTGTTGAAGAAGTCGGCCAGTTCTGCAGTTTATTTTGTTGTTGGCATTGGTTTTAGTTTGATGTGTTAAAATGTCTTCTTTGATGATGCTATTGAGGATCTAAAATTGGAAATGATGCTTTGTTCATCGGATGATTCACTGTaattgttatgtatgtctcgaattcttggacccaTTTCGAAAAATGACCCGCTCCGACGTTTTTTGGTGGCAacccgaatggaactttttctgagatctatGATGGTCGGCCCAAGCCCGGAGCCCATCACTGATCTCGTTGGGGATGCGGGGGCGTGGTACGGTTCGACCCAACCTGATGGATCGACCCGGATCcaatggaggagtatttatgttccttacccgctttattgtaaaACATagtaagatttggggtttttcgttCTAGGGTTTCTGAGAGAGAGCAGCAACAccaatttgggtgttcttgagagttcCATTGTAATCTTATCTCCGATTTGCATGGTgaatcatcttcatctttgcccgtggatgtagcacaccatactggtgtgtgaaccacgttatatctctgtgttcTTTTTGCTTTGTGCTTGTTTTTTTTCGTcattttgttggtgtttgctaTAACAGTAATCAATACTTCTTCCTtcattctgtaattttttttatttgatttttttctgggttttgggATAAATTAGAGAGAGGGCAAGGTTCCTGTTTgaattcttctttcattttcatAAATAGATGTTGAGAATTACTGATTATCATGATAGGGATGAAGTTATCTCTACGGTTCCGGCTTAGatagactttttttttctgggttttgggTGAAACTAGATTCTGATTGTTTATATTCCTAATATTCTTCTTATATATGccaatttttttcaaattattttcagTGACCAAACTAAAATATATCCTGCAGCACAATT
This window harbors:
- the LOC122663072 gene encoding zinc finger BED domain-containing protein RICESLEEPER 2-like; the encoded protein is MRCCPKHDNEDVAQMLMTTSGGKVTMRDRHIDPTIVREIVMTLIVKNELPLKFIEYDNFRKLMLYIWPEYKPISRNTQMSDIHKLWKRKNEKTKELILSSLGRVSLTTDLWTSITNDGYIVLTAHYIDRLWVLQKKMLRFTILPPPNAGAHISEAIGKMLMELGIEMKLFSFTVDNASSNDLFVKFLKSKLNAKNIFLCKDDFFHVKCCAHVLNLIIQDRINLIDSSIQKVRDSVKFVKSSQSRKIRFMDSCKQLRIASNKALNADVITQWNSTYHMLEDVIFYRATFENLVVLDLRYKLTIVEWTYSRICGSKEVVEEVVSRLKTALYRIFEAYKSMSNVEDHISNVAEEEDDYMEVITGSDKSDLNQYLEESPKANSKEFDILTYWKGCEQQFPNLARMARDILAIPIFTVASKLAFSLGVDPYADVDDLVDALSNVLTIATPTERCTTTSQVDV